The Chroicocephalus ridibundus chromosome 8, bChrRid1.1, whole genome shotgun sequence genome includes the window TGCAAAAtgtggcttgtttgttttttttttttaattattttttgtttagagACAGTAAAATGTGTTTGGGTGACACCCTTGAGTATGGACGCTCTGTTCCCACCACAACCACAGTGGTCCCATGGCCGCATTCACACACCTgctgttttgctgtggttttgcttcCACACTTTGCAGCCCCCACTCACACACCCCAATACCTCTCCCCAGACCCCTCCCAGAGACTCACTGCCCCCACAGATGCCCCCACACCTCACAGCCCCCCGGGATGCACTCAGGGACAGGGTGCTGAGAACACCCATCTCATCACACCAGTGGATTTAAACATCCCATGTCCCGAAGATGACAAATAAAAACTATCACCTGAAACCCCCTTTctgcccacccccccagccccttcccccacTGCCCAGGGGTTGGCAGGCCACTAGGCAAAATAGGCATAGCAGAAAATATTGATGCACATCAGGACAACGGCGTTGATGCCGCAGACGCGCGCCCAGAAGGGGGGCTCCATGGCATCCCTGAGGGCTGTGGACGGGGATCCCTCGGCCTTTGCTGGCTGCTGGGCGCCCAGGGTGGCTGAGCAGGAACCTGGCACAGAAAGATGGCGAGCGTGGGGGACAGGGTGCCGTGGGGACCGGCCACCTCCTGGCAGGTGGCACggccctggggaaactgaggcacagggcatCCATGCCGTCCTGCTGCCCGTTACAGGCAGGGAGTGGGGGGCACTGAGGATGCCTCCCCTATCAGACACCCCCAAGGACACACTCACCATCAAAGTGACCCTGGGATGTGCCGTCCACGGAGGGCTGGGGTGGCTCCCGTGAGAGGGTCCACCAGGTGAGATCCTTTAGCTGGAAACCAGGGCGAGATTTGGTGACAAACCATCCCCGGGCTGGACTCCTCATGGGGAGCCCCATGGCTGAGCTCGGGGTGCACCTGGGTGACACCGAAGTCTCTGGCCAAGGAGGTCAGGTTGGTGGACGCAgccgtgggggctgcagggtgagggGTCCCAGGTGCCCTGTTCACCTTGgctggaggtggcgggggggtCAGCAGGCTGCCCCCCACCGCGACGGCCCCCGTGGCAGCGCAGAGCAGCACGGCGAAGTGCAGGTAGTGGATGTCGGCAAGCAGCCAGGGCCGCCGGTCGGGGACCCCGCAGCGGGGGATGGGGTACgccagctccagccccatccttgccagccccagcgccagccccgcCATCAGGCCCCAGAAAGCTCCCTGCAAAGCAAAGGTCCACAGGGGGTGGCCGGAGGGGGAGAGCCACCCCATGGGGGAACAAACACCCCCAGAGAGCCACTCTCTccggccagccctgggagagggtCGAACGGCCCCTGCGTGTTGGGACAGCACCTTGCACCCCGGCCGGCCGAGTCCTGTCCCAGACCTGCACCCCCTCAGCAGGGGATGTctcctgccagccccgctggctgtcCCATGCTTGGTGGCACCTaccgcctcttcctcctccttctcacaTCAGCTCCCCACGGAAATGCCAGTCGGGCTCggttcctctccccagcccctccagcatcGCCtccacctttcctcctcctgacCCCCCAAACCCCGCTGGGTCCCAGGGAGCAGGTTGGGTAGGAAGGTGTTGGCACCACCCCGTGTGTCCTCAAGCCATCCCCAGGCGTCTACCTGCTCGTTTGCTCGAGGCCAGAAGACAGCCAGGACGAAGACGGCGGTGACGGGAGGAGCCAGGTAGCTGGTGACAGCCTGGATGTAGACGTAGAGCTGGCCGCCACTGGAGCTCTGCAGGATGGGGATCCAGACCACGCTgagggccaccagcaccaccgTGACCACCCTGCGAGCGGCAGCGATGCAGTGCGGGGTGATGCTCCTGTCCCACCCGCACCTCCTGGCACTAGCAGCACCACCATGGCGgtgggggctccccggggccagGGGTTGGGTGCCAGTGCCGGTGCAGAAGAGCTGGCCAGGGGATGCAGGAGGATCTGTGGGAGGATGCTTGTGGCCGAGTGACACCCCCGGGGCCACAGATGTTAATTACGCCAGTGCTGGCTCTATCCTGGACACGCGAGCACTCCCCAGGACCCTGCCCAGCTCTAGGGGCTGCTAAATTGGGCACCCCCATGGGGAAACCTGGCCAATGGGCTACAAAAAGCCCCCAGACACGGAGGCTGGGTGCTCTGGCCAGATCTGGGTGATGTTCTCAGCACCCCGTGTTCATCCAAAGCACCCAGCTGAGAGCCGGGGATGTGGGCTGAGCTGCCCCGTGCTCAGctccccccagccaggctgcgaTGTAGGGATGCATCTGTCCCCCAACACCACTCCGTCCCCATCCTCACCCAAAGCCCAGCTGCCCCCTGCAGCATCACCCTCCTCCAAAGCAAGAGGCGTTGGCCAGAGCCCAGTTTTTCGGGCCCAATCTGAGCAGGCAGACTGGACAAGGCACATCCCGAGAGCTGCTGTATTTATAGCTCAGCCCAGCTTGTTTACAGCTTCGCAGAATTACCTACATCTCCATCTGCTCATCCCGAAAAgcagaagtaggaaaaaacaaaagggaaaaaaaaaagcaatgaaagcatCTTTAGATGGActctcccctgcccacctggCATGCTGGAAAGAGGAAGCAGCTCGAGCCCAAAACACAGACCCTGACCCAAGGGGTAGGAGAAAAACCTCGCGTTCGGTACATCTTTAAGCCACAGATGATGCTAAAAGGTCATGGGAAAAATGGAGGAGTGTCTGAGCGTGGTGGTGAGCCAGGGGGGCGCCGGGGGGCCATGGGCCCCTCCGCAGGTCGGGATCCAGGCAGGGATGGACTGCAGAGACCCAGCACAGCCTGccctggggagctcggggggggatTCGGGGAGGATCGGGTGTTCTCGTCACCATGCCGTCACCTCGGCACAGAGCACGCATCAACCACCAGCGGGGATTTCCAGCCCCACGGCACAGCCACGGCAGGAGCTCAAACCCCCAGGTCCAGGAACCGGGaactccctctgctcccacaAGCAAGTCTCTTCCTGCCCCATGCCGAGACGGACCCCGCATCCGGGGGGTGGCTGGGACCCCCCAAAGGCTGCTCAGAAATAACCCCGAGCCACACGTGCTAGCAGGTAGGAAAACCTCAAACTTGCAgcttaaagaggttttttttttcccccgtctagAACGTTTATCATTTGTTATATACCTGCGGAGCCGTACGGCGGCGGCGATTTGCAGCGCCCTGTTCCCACTAATCGCCTGATGCGCTAATGAATTACTGTGGATCAAATGCAGCAGCGACTCCCGCCCCGGGCGGGCAAAGCCCTTCGCAAACACTTATTAACCATCCTCGGGAAAGCTCTCCGGCATTATTACACCCCGTGTCACCGGCACTGAAGCCAGTGTCAGGGAGGGGCAAGGCAGTCCTGAGACAAGCACCTCAGTTCCTACGGGGGAGCTGCGCGGGACTGCGGTTCCCTGGGATCGTAgccatccccttcccaccctccggAGGTGGAAGATGCTAAGAAATAGCTGCTCCCGGAGCCGCCGGACCAGCCAAccttccccgcagccccagcgcagcccagccAGAGCCCTGACCCAGATTTTCTCCTTGTTATTGTCTGCCCCGCGCCCCGGACACTCCCTCGCACCCCGGCACCGCGCCGGGCATTCCCCAGCGCTGACTCTGCCGCCCCGAGCGCAGCACCGCGGGCGGGTTCCCGGGCTCCCCGTCGTCCCCCGGGAGCAGCCAGGGCATGTGTGGGCAGCGCTGCCCTTTGCCACCCGGAGAAGGTCCCACACACACTTTGCTTGCGACCTCGGCGGGGAGCAGCCACCGGCATCccccggggaaggggctgggggcagcacgGGAGAGGCTTCgcactgggcacagccctgcccctcCAAACGCCCCAAACGCCCCGTCTGCCTTTCCAGCGCTTTCATACATAAAATAATCCAAgggcttgttttcctttcataaacCAGGCTGAGCGCAGGCACTTTGCAAGCTCCCGGGCAGCAAAGGCAGATCACAGAGGGCTGGACCAGCCCCACCGGTCTCCCTGAAACCCAAGGTCTCCCCAAAACCCCTGCTCCCTACCTGCCCACCAAGAGCAGCTCTCGCTCGCCAGCCCCCGGCCTCAGCTTCCTCCAGACATCCATGGTGAagagggtgctgctgctgttgaataTGGAGGTCAGGGATGACATGAGCGCGGCCATCATCACCGCGATCATCAGACCCCGCAGGCCTGGGGAAGAGAGGGACCATTAGGGAGCGGCCAAACTaggggggatgggatgggatgggatgggatgggatgggatgggatgggacgggacgggacgggacagccCCGATACTTCACCCTTCCCCTCCACAAGAACACGCTGGGGTCTCCCCTGGGGCAAGgacagggtttggggacaccCAGCCGCACCCCAGGATGCTGGGACACTGTGCTGCCCCACAGAGCCACCCACATTCCCTGACCTCGCTTCTGGAGTCGCCCTGGGAGGGGCTGCATGGGCCATCCCACACATGAACCCATCCAGACCATCCACCGGGTCCCCCCGGACATCCAAGCCGTGATGGGCTTCACAGGCAGCCCTGGGGTGCAGCAAATCCTGGTGCAGATGGAGgtgccccctcccacccacctACCGCTGGGCATCAGCTCGACCACTAGCTTGGGGTAGGCGATGTTGGAGCAGCCCACGGCGGCCCCGCACACGCGGGTGCACTCCTCGGGGTCCACGCAGGCCACGGCATCTGGGGGACAGAGAAGGTGACATGCCAGGACCTCTCGCAGGGCAGGGGCCAGCCCAGCaacccttccctccccctgcaccccctctcACCAGGCTGGATATTGGCCCTTCCTTACGGCTACGGTGCCCAGACCTTGGCAGAGGACCGGACAGAGTAGCAGGGAGCACATCCCACATGGACATCCACCGtcgtctccccccagccctgttcTCCGCCATCAGCCATAACCCAGGCAGGATCCAGCCCAGCAGCATCACCCTCGCCTCCCGCTGCCTTgcgcccagcccagctccgctcGGACCTACCCCCACCGAGCCCTCCCCACGTTAAAGCCAGCGACAGCTGCCCCAGGGGGACCTCCAGAGCCAGGAGGGGTCCCACCGTGACTCGGGGCTTCATAGAGAAGTGGCAGAGGCGCACGGGCAGGCGCTGCCCGTCCCCGCTCACGGGGCCAGGCGGGTTCGTGCACCGTTGCGGCAATTACCTCCGCAtgggcagcacccagcagctccctgggacgCGCGTGGCAGCTCGCCAGGACCATCAACACCCAATTACTTCTCTGTCTCAATGAGCGCTCaacccttttttttattttattgttacgCTCATAAAATATTGAAATGGATGGAAATTAATGTCAGGCATAAATATGGATGGGCCGCTTGGCTCTACGGCCTTGCATCCTCCCACTGAAGAGCACGGGGAGGAGCACGGGTGATAGCTGCACGCGACCGGGAGCATCACCCCGGTCCTCCTCCATGGTGACCCCCaccaaagcccccagccccccagcggCAGCGGCTGGGGAAGGGAAACACCGGCTGGTAACACCTCGGGGCTTTCAGTAAAGGAGTGTGGGATGCGATGGGGATGTGCAAcacagggtgcaggcagcagacCACAGGCAATGCTCAGCACATCCCAAGGACGCTGAAAAAGCCCAGCCTGGGCCACTTTTCCCCAGGGTTAGAGTCAGCGCCAGGGCTCCAGTGACTCCGTCCTCCAGCAGCTGTGAGTAAAGCTGCTGTCAccgctccgtgcctcagtttccccctctcTAAAACACCACGTTGTGAGCGGCTCCATGCAAATGGCTGGCGGGTGGCGGGTGGAAGATGCTCCAGAGGGCAAAGCAGTGTCTGGGTGTTACAGCCCAGCCAAAACACCAGCCTGAGGGCTCGGCTCTGCCGCCGAACCCCTTGGTGGGACCCAGGAACGTGCGGGAAGAGGGAGCCAAGCCCAGCGGGGGAGCTGGACCCCCCGAGCCGGGAGCAGAGCCCAGCGTCGAACCCCGCTTCCTCACTTTGTCATTAGGCCCTCTGCTAGAGATGGGAAATTAATTAGGAGCTTGTAATTAATGCTTCCAGCTGCAGCCGGGAGGAGCCGGTGCCTGTGCTGGGCGCTACCTGTTCGGCTGGGTCAGCCCGGGGCGGCCGAGCGGGGACAACTGCGATGGCGGGGACGGACCTGCTTGGCCACGGTGACCTGTCCCTGCGAGCAGGCAGGGGATTACAAAGAAGCTGCAATTCGGGTGCTGAATTCACCACGTGGGGTgaagacacctgggtcccccgtCCCCAGTCCCCCCTCGGGGGACTGGGGacgggggacccaggtgtcttcACCCCACGTGGGGGTCAAGCGATGCTCCAGGTGGGGGCTCTGCGGTCCCAATTCCCCCCTCCAACGTGGCCGGAGGAGCCAGCACATCGCACAAGCAATGGGATGCCGTTTTTACGCCGCGGCGTAATAAATCATAAAAGCGCGCGCACACACCCCGCTAAAGAGACCATAAATCTCCTTACATGATAAAAACAGAGCCGGGGCAGCAGGTGGCGGCTGAGGCGGGTACGACCGCAGCACGCTTCGGCCACGCCACGCACACCCGCACTCGATGCGCCGGCCCCGATTCAGGGCATCTCCCAAATTACCAGGCCTGGGCCAGCCCAGGGGGGACAACGGCCAGGGACGAGGTCTCGGAgtgcccctccgcccccccgggTGCTCGGCTCTGTCACGTTTGCTGTCGCAGGTGCAACTCCATCAGCGAAGGGGCCACCACTGCttgctcagcagggctgggattTCACCCAAAATACCCAGTTTTGCCTCCAGCGtctgcagcttctgctgcacCCCTCGCTGCCCACGTCATGGCATGTAGGTGACATCCCACCACCGGGAAATCCCCGCAGGGTCAGCGCAGCCTTTCTACAAAGCCATCCGCTCCATCCAAAACACCTCCTGAGACAATATTTGGTGGAAGCTGAACGCCTCCTTCCTCCTCGTGTCCTGATCCCAACACACAGCTGtcacatccctccatccccatgtctcCTGTCCCCGTTGCCACGTCCTGCAAGCGACAGACCGGAGCTGGACACCACCCAGCTTTGAGAAAGCCTCACTGgagtttttcccctttctgcacGTTTCCGActcatttttcctcccaaatcCTCCCTGAGCTCGGCGCTTCGCCACACCACaagccctggctggggacaggacAGCCGGGATGCTGCATGGCCACCGTGTCTGCAGAGAGGAGTGCTTTGATGGCCGAGCACCCGGGCAGACGGGTGGCTTCGCCCTGGGAGCCTGACTCAAGCGGGGCTCTCATTTACACGGCTGCAAATCCAGATGAGCTGCTCCAACGTGAGGGAGCGAGACGCAGCCCCTGGCACTTCCCTTTTTTCGCCTCGGTGCAAGAATCTGACCCCGATTCTTGAAATTCGTCTTTTATCTCAGTTTCCGAGTAGAAAGCTCCGTGTTTCTGGCTTGTGAGCACCAACTGACGCAGCCAGGGTGGAGTTTTTTGCCCACCTCCCAGCTATTAATGCGATCTGCCAGAGCAAGGCCGAGTGCCGTGACGGCATCCCTGCTGCAAACCTTGTGCCAAAACAGAGGAGGGTTTAGGACAGGACCGGACAGGACcagacagaatatttcagttggaagggacctacaacgatcatctagtcccactgcctgaccacttcgGGGCTGACCAAAacttaaagcatgttattaagggcattgtccaaatgcctcttaaacactgacggGCTTGGGGTATTGACCACCTCTCTTGGAAGCCTGTCCCagcgtttgaccaccctctcgatAAAGAAACGCTTCCTAATGTCccgtctaaacctctcctggcgcaGCTTTGGACCATTATGGTAGCTCCGACCCGGTGctgccccctgggacccccctgGGCTCCAAGCTCCCGCAGTGGCACAGGGATCCTTGCGCTCGGCGCAGGAGGGATTAACCACGAGGCAGAGCTTCTTCCCCGGAAAGTATTGACTTACCAGCCGGGACACCGGGAAAGGGAGAGATTTCAGGGGAGAGacgcttgggttttttttaagacaaacacCCAAACTCCTCCTCAGCCGCCCACCGCCCTCCCGCACCGGCGTGGTccaggggggctgcggggccgggcagAGGTGTGAGGACGGCATCAGCCGAAAGAGTTAACGTGCAGGCAGGGCCGGGAATGCGTGAAGGCAGCATGTGACTGCAGGTGGGGCAGGGCGGAGCAATGAATCactcttttgcttttcctcttttcacttcTTGCTGTTACCTGTCCGGTCCCGGCACTGCGCGCTGGCAGGAACCCGAAATAATCGACCTGCCAGCCAGGGCGATGCACAAGAGCCTGACGGAGACGTTCGCTGCCGCAAAACCCACCGGCTGACCCAGTTCTCCAGGAACGATAACCAAGGACGGCGTTTGGGCT containing:
- the SLC5A10 gene encoding sodium/mannose cotransporter SLC5A10 isoform X3; the protein is MMEGNSTVGSFAPAQQFSVADLVVVVVYFSLNVAVGIWTDLYSGALFVQVCLGWDLYLSTVLMLVVTGLYTIAGGLAAVIYTDALQTLIMVLGAIMLAVKAFNEIGGYPNLEEAYLKAVPSKIVPNTTCHLPRADAMHLFRHPVSGDLPWTGMTFGLSIMATWYWCTDQVIVQRSLSAKNLSHAKAGSILASYLKMLPLFVIIMPGMISRVLYPDAVACVDPEECTRVCGAAVGCSNIAYPKLVVELMPSGLRGLMIAVMMAALMSSLTSIFNSSSTLFTMDVWRKLRPGAGERELLLVGRVVTVVLVALSVVWIPILQSSSGGQLYVYIQAVTSYLAPPVTAVFVLAVFWPRANEQGAFWGLMAGLALGLARMGLELAYPIPRCGVPDRRPWLLADIHYLHFAVLLCAATGAVAVGGSLLTPPPPPAKLKDLTWWTLSREPPQPSVDGTSQGHFDGSCSATLGAQQPAKAEGSPSTALRDAMEPPFWARVCGINAVVLMCINIFCYAYFA